A region from the Leishmania panamensis strain MHOM/PA/94/PSC-1 chromosome 20 sequence genome encodes:
- a CDS encoding hypothetical protein (TriTrypDB/GeneDB-style sysID: LpmP.20.2260) has translation MSRMATGDHLKLLKGQLSEKEFRIGELENRVKDLFIEAKELDEKLRIANRNARVLEEENSNYHIRIKSLEKESDTSDVFPLQREAMKLIQENEELRKSLTEAERHVKQMSIRERNSDHGADKRIRELQSECERMQKERLRESKELENTRHQCADLRKRLDDNEETLKSAKELWDQERERYQQKIDELLDFNKRAERPLVTPFARNRNGGVEEPLEQFLLKEEVAQLERKLKEAQHKSWEKEKEWVRTENELRHRISELQVNGSSEGRNDEALFQAMKDQVRSLQDEIQALRYDRRGSRSAQAVPMSLIHASSTVKPAAKSCLLEEWAARYESVSRANDDLRDQADAAKVKILELQNVIDEKVVTCKEMEVRLAAAQKQLEDASHESLTDRLSSVRSTGGYSYGSRATGAPHSQDDARAMIVLKQRVRDLEAELKKLNSAQEQKEAISHIRIKEYEKQIVELLHENANLRDVGRAQVDSEGGDTVINFLDGVMRLTKDKRESVEEVMRLLEFTWDSEDEANRQLRRAKYQGAAMAARGAAKDDEIQRLQKYVSDLESKLRDTEKLAHDNDDLKDTVGALRKQNRGVTSENDRLRKKVGDLEKDKEEVVQQQSAKQNEAKRRVEKLQAEIVDLTRKLTNARKAGSRPVSPNISARSPQPVTRSPRPSARRRTPEAIALSELSVRSTDEQHRSAIPEGAHLAFTVVMLMDVLRNGRPITEPGHVIIKLKSIKEKYRTSVKVLSSVIRFDETFVFYLAQPDQDVITLHVFYKQHGVSREFHIGDACFSMATLYRGVPRQRIAPVVQNPGTKEARRAAQVEVCLQTDDFGKTMEPTEEEVKKDRTSFNELVKKFENSAPEMLHAVDVYMASNELQ, from the coding sequence ATGTCTCGCATGGCTACCGGAGACCACCTGAAGCTATTGAAGGGACAACTCTCAGAAAAGGAATTTCGAATAGGCGAGCTTGAGAACCGTGTCAAGGATCTTTTTATCGAAGCCAAAGAACTCGATGAAAAGCTACGTATCGCGAACCGTAATGCCCGAGTTCttgaagaggaaaacagcaACTATCACATTCGTATCAAGAGCCttgagaaggaaagcgaTACCTCGGATGTCTTTCCcttgcagagagaggcgatgAAGCTCATTCAAGAGAATGAGGAGCTGCGGAAGTCGCTAACAGAGGCTGAGAGACATGTTAAGCAAATGTCAATCCGTGAGCGCAATAGCGACCATGGCGCTGACAAGCGAATTCGTGAACTACAGAGCGAATGCGAAAGAATGCAAAAGGAGAGACTGCGCGAGAGCAAAGAGTTGGAGAACACTCGTCATCAGTGCGCTGACTTGCGAAAGCGCCTTGATGACAATGAGGAGACACTGAAGTCTGCAAAAGAGCTATGGGACCAGGAGCGCGAGAGGTATCAGCAGAAGATCGATGAACTGCTAGACTTCAATAAGCGCGCGGAAAGGCCTCTTGTGACCCCTTTTGCTCGGAACAGAAATGGCGGCGTTGAGGAACCGCTGGAGCAATTTCTATTGAAGGAAGAGGTTGCACAGCTAGAAAggaagctgaaggaggcgcaACACAAAAGctgggaaaaggagaaggagtggGTGCGCACCGAGAACGAGTTGCGCCACCGGATTAGCGAATTGCAGGTGAATGGCAGCTCAGAAGGCCGTAACGACGAAGCACTTTTCCAGGCCATGAAGGATCAAGTTAGGTCTTTGCAAGATGAAATTCAGGCTCTTCGGTATGATAGGCGTGGCTCTCGATCAGCACAAGCCGTACCGATGAGCTTGATACATGCTTCCTCGACTGTGAAGCCGGCTGCGAAGAGTTGTTTACTGGAGGAATGGGCAGCTCGCTATGAATCCGTATCGAGGGCGAATGACGACCTTCGTGATCAGGCAGATGCAGCTAAGGTGAAAATTCTTGAACTTCAAAACGTTATTGACGAGAAGGTGGTAACATGCAAAGAGATGGAGGTCCGACTCGCAGCTGCTCAGAAGCAACTCGAAGACGCTTCTCATGAGTCATTGACAGATAGGCTATCATCTGTCCGCTCGACCGGTGGGTACAGTTATGGAAGTCGCGCAACCGGAGCTCCACACAGCCAGGACGATGCGCGTGCAATGATAGTCTTGAAGCAGAGAGTGCGTGACTTAGAGGCAGAGTTGAAGAAGCTTAACAGCGCACAAGAGCAGAAGGAGGCAATCAGTCATATTCGCATTAAGGAGTACGAAAAGCAGATCGTGGAGCTACTGCACGAAAATGCGAATCTTAGAGATGTAGGAAGGGCTCAGGTTGATTCTGAGGGCGGAGACACTGTGATTAACTTTTTGGATGGGGTGATGCGTTTGACGAAGGACAAGCGAGAGTCGGTAGAGGAAGTGATGCGACTTCTTGAGTTCACGTGGGACAGCGAGGATGAGGCGAACCGTCAGCTACGCAGAGCCAAGTACCAAGGTGCTGCCATGGCTGCTCGGGGTGCCGCCAAGGACGACGAGATTCAGCGTCTCCAGAAATATGTCAGTGACCTGGAAAGCAAACTGCGCGACACTGAAAAGCTGGCGCACGACAATGACGATTTGAAGGACACCGTGGGTGCTCTGCGCAAGCAGAACCGAGGTGTGACCAGCGAAAACGACAGGCTCCGAAAGAAGGTTGGGGACCTGGAGAAGGACAAGGAGGAAgtagtgcagcagcagagcgcaaAGCAAAATGAAGCCAAACGGCGTGTCGAAAAGCTGCAGGCTGAGATTGTTGACTTAACACGCAAGCTGACCAATGCACGTAAGGCAGGTAGTCGGCCAGTTTCTCCAAACATCAGTGCCCGCTCTCCGCAACCTGTTACTCGCTCTCCACGACCCAGCGCCCGGCGTCGGACACCTGAGGCAATTGCTCTCTCCGAGTTATCTGTCCGCTCAACAGATGAGCAGCATAGAAGTGCTATCCCTGAAGGTGCCCACCTCGCTTTCACAGTTGTGATGCTGATGGATGTACTGCGCAATGGTCGACCAATCACTGAACCTGGCCACGTTATCATCAAGCTGAAGTCCATCAAAGAGAAGTACAGGACTTCTGTAAAGGTGTTGTCGTCTGTGATCCGCTTTGACGAGACATTTGTGTTCTATCTTGCGCAGCCAGACCAGGATGTCATCACCCTGCACGTCTTCTATAAGCAGCACGGCGTTTCCCGTGAGTTTCACATCGGGGATGCCTGCTTCTCCATGGCAACACTGTACCGAGGAGTTCCTCGCCAGCGCATAGCTCCCGTGGTGCAGAACCCTGGAACAAAAGAAGCGCGTCGTGCCGCACAAGTCGAAGTGTGTCTGCAAACAGATGACTTCGGAAAGACAATGGAGcccaccgaggaggaggtgaagaaggatAGAACGTCATTCAACGAGCTCGTGAAGAAGTTTGAGAACAGCGCCCCGGAGATGCTGCACGCGGTAGATGTTTACATGGCATCCAACGAGCTACAGTAA
- a CDS encoding hypothetical protein (TriTrypDB/GeneDB-style sysID: LpmP.20.2270) produces the protein MELGGRMSSATDMVIAYRLPQDGADEEAYGLCLGKEGNTLRVIFLRIEKNYERLLKSVLRRRSEKDAVVKSLESRLQLLKSKVLEESDTTRPKSCRMQEIMLRLALRRLEGVEEEEWALLSQQRCPSAVISAVGCTVACIATGKSLVSSTWKDAQRLLCSGKGMMLQLRRVGEKRLERLLYDSISETYLSDSTLSYSSASQESPSLGLLHKWITAFMDYQRAHYMEDREPELQRQIAGSQSSLQSARERRDSLTKQADLISKGICYSRTQTVRSVPIEHVLYLMTAERVTNWQYLLKERISIELLEETLAKSFAGQRSPRGSCGEEQSRMTTFSSARAKDPVSGVSYPDRTSIAALTHPAPKTEAARTGTWANRGHVRQPRASIADGSYVESVKSRCATVLSSIDPLGERNDKASVAKEVKWASGGNSCVLLSSGKAAVTRGSTNMSTAIDAVTTSFSLITQVDRQNGVFFPSHAPCTPSASDDAQHVLADVKTHFKNVQETLLACFEEYKQLEEKYSNTVEQSQQLLQTLEERDNEIARLREDLGQATQKQLLVSGIIALQQQAQHGTLNGGQCNGHMNCSHDAPLHLGASSAFDAGTFARCVEYLLDDTLDFVRGVASAPAT, from the coding sequence ATGGAGCTCGGGGGTCGAATGAGCTCCGCCACGGATATGGTGATTGCATATCGCCTTCCGCAGGATGGGGCGGATGAAGAGGCCTACGGTCTGTGCCTtggaaaagaagggaacaCGCTGCGCGTGATATTCTTGCGGATTGAGAAAAACTACGAGAGACTGCTGAAGTCAGTTCTACGCAGGCGATCTGAAAAGGATGCTGTCGTGAAATCGCTCGAGAGCCGCTTGCAGTTACTGAAGTCCAAGGTGTTAGAAGAGAGCGACACGACGAGGCCCAAGAGCTGCCGAATGCAGGAGATAATGCTACGGTTGGCTCTTCGACGCTTGGAAGGGGTCGAGGAAGAAGAGTGGGCACTGCTGTCGCAACAACGCTGCCCCTCTGCTGTAATTAGCGCTGTCGGATGTACTGTGGCTTGCATCGCTACTGGTAAGAGTCTTGTGTCATCTACGTGGAAAGATGCGCAAaggctgctgtgcagcggcAAGGGAATGATGCTACAGCTGCGTCGGGTTGGCGAGAAGCGACTGGAGAGGTTACTCTATGACTCTATCTCAGAGACGTACTTGTCCGACTCAACCTTGTCTTATTCTTCAGCGTCTCAAGAGTCGCCGTCGCTTGGGCTTCTGCACAAGTGGATCACGGCCTTCATGGATTACCAACGTGCCCACTACATGGAGGACAGAGAaccggagctgcagcgacagatAGCCGGCTCTCAGAGCAGCCTGCAGTCGGCGCGCGAGCGCCGCGACTCGCTGACGAAGCAGGCAGATCTAATCAGCAAAGGAATTTGCTACTCTCGCACCCAAACGGTGCGCAGTGTCCCTATAGAGCACGTCCTCTACCTCATGACAGCTGAAAGGGTTACAAATTGGCAGTACCTTCTCAAGGAGCGCATCTCCATCGAGTTGTTGGAGGAGACGCTGGCGAAGTCGTTTGCTGGTCAACGAAGTCCCCGAGGCAGTTGCGGCGAGGAGCAATCTAGAATGACGACGTTCTCCTCCGCCCGAGCCAAGGACCCCGTCTCAGGAGTCAGCTACCCCGATCGCACTTCCATCGCTGCTTTGACCCACCCTGCGCCGAAGACTGAGGCAGCACGGACGGGAACGTGGGCGAACAGGGGTCACGTGCGACAACCGCGCGCCTCCATAGCCGATGGCAGTTACGTGGAGAGTGTCAAGAGCCGGTGTGCCACGGTGTTGTCCTCCATCGACCCATTAGGTGAACGGAATGATAAAGCCTCCGTTGCGAAGGAAGTAAAATGGGCATCTGGCGGTAACAGCTGTGTGTTGTTGTCAAGCGGCAAGGCTGCGGTGACTCGCGGCAGTACTAACATGTCTACAGCAATAGACGCCGTCACTACATCTTTTTCTTTGATCACTCAGGTGGATAGGCAAAACGGCGTGTTTTTTCCCTCGCATGCGCCCTGCACACCGTCGGCGTCGGATGATGCCCAGCACGTACTTGCAGACGTCAAGACCCACTTCAAAAATGTGCAGGAGACCCTACTGGCATGCTTCGAGGAGTacaagcagctggaggagaagtACTCCAACACCGTAGAGCAGagtcagcagctgctgcagactTTGGAGGAACGTGACAACGAGATTGCGCGGCTGCGTGAGGATCTGGGGCAGGCGACGCAGAAGCAACTCTTGGTAAGCGGTATCATTGCGCTACAGCAACAGGCTCAACACGGGACGTTAAATGGTGGCCAGTGTAACGGGCACATGAATTGTAGTCATGATGCACCGCTTCACCTCGGGGCTTCCAGTGCATTTGATGCGGGTACCTTTGCGAGGTGCGTAGAGTACTTGCTCGACGATACGCTGGATTTTGTAAGAGGGGTTGCTTCGGCCCCAGCCACGTAA
- a CDS encoding hypothetical protein (TriTrypDB/GeneDB-style sysID: LpmP.20.2280.A~disrupted due to non-sequenced internal amino acid repeat), whose protein sequence is MYEPETLDLLSAVADFDVSKDEFVSTTASFQYTCKGAEWCAVVAAHTDAVHRLATIDITSDCGVTTGELANLTIIATEKAGLQICFQVATCGDAQREHTLRLGLEMCEFRRLKGLYHIFLAAAMAILPVDEENTKSTSHSQEDDYYPVDKVFVPTINSHSRVGEDRRQLVAEFETTLEDMQSMQFQKEQQIQHLASQLDEERRCNAQHVAELQKQLVTMRLDHTCLDNELDSISAALLETQESCNLLRQLVSENEERHRYERQKAQREHTALQEEYAALVDHYETQLRLLHNKSPEAHVPSLNTKYGVTTTVATNTNTQFDNEITTAGDVHLFTSRNHVFTPRTQATDNLNSNTY, encoded by the coding sequence ATGTACGAGCCGGAAACGCTCGACCTTTTGTCTGCCGTGGCGGATTTCGACGTCAGCAAGGATGAGTTCGTTTCCACTACTGCCTCTTTTCAGTATACGTGCAAGGGGGCTGAATGGTGTGCTGTGGTCGCCGCGCACACAGATGCAGTGCACCGCCTCGCAACCATTGATATCACATCCGATTGTGGCGTAACCACAGGCGAGCTAGCGAATCTGACAATAATAGCCACCGAGAAAGCTGGGCTCCAAATTTGCTTTCAGGTTGCTACGTGTGGTGACGCGCAGCGCGAACACACCTTGCGACTTGGACTGGAGATGTGTGAGTTCCGGCGTCTTAAAGGGCTCTACCACATCTTCCTCGCCGCAGCCATGGCGATTCTGCCAGTGGATGAGGAGAACACAAAATCGACTTCACACTCTCAGGAAGATGATTATTATCCTGTCGATAAAGTTTTCGTGCCCACCATCAACAGCCACAGCAGGGTCGGCGAAGATCGCCGGCAGCTGGTTGCCGAATTCGAAACCACACTGGAAGACATGCAATCCATGCAATTCCAGAAGGAACAACAAATTCAGCACCTAGCCTCCCAGCTCGACGAAGAGCGTCGCTGCAATGCACAACATGTTGCCGAATTGCAGAAGCAACTGGTCACAATGCGCCTGGACCATACATGCTTGGATAACGAACTTGATAGCATTTCTGCAGCTTTGCTAGAGACGCAAGAATCATGTAATCTACTGCGACAACTCGTCAGTGAGAACGAAGAGCGACATCGCTACGAACGGCAAAAAGCGCAACGCGAACATACGGCACTTCAAGAGGAATACGCAGCCCTCGTCGACCACTACGAAACTCAGCTCCGTTTGTTGCACAACAAGTCACCCGAAGCGCACGTACCCTCCCTCAATACAAAATATGGAGTAACtaccaccgtcgccacaAACACCAATACACAGTTCGACAACGAAATAACGACAGCAGGTGATGTGCATCTTTTCACTTCAAGAAACCACGTATTCACACCACGTACACAAGCAACAGACAACTTAAACAGCAACACCTACG